In Struthio camelus isolate bStrCam1 chromosome 4, bStrCam1.hap1, whole genome shotgun sequence, a genomic segment contains:
- the SH3BP2 gene encoding SH3 domain-binding protein 2 isoform X2 — protein MSERGHKLLMALLLQRKRSFGETVSRKTMCRSSMVTRTMASEEQVWPVPMKAIGAQNLLTMPGGVSKSGYLHKKGGTQLQILKWPLRFVIIHEGCIYYFKSSTSASPQGAFSLNGYNRVMRAAEETTSSNVFPFKLVHISKKHRTWFFSASSEDERKNWMLSLRREIDHYHEKKETITEFSDSGSDADSFYGSVERPIDIKYSHHSADNEDYDQEEEDESYLQPDTPDLGKDDIMVLPPAYPPPPVPHVRKAAFSESRAHSFAGKSVGPVLPPPPKRGLPDIKPEDLLNVREPQLHCRAESNLKIQHSGWRLSEHPPPVPPLPLLKKPVCIKESCSLPSEPLPHVLTTPEGCEKLKNLNLSPRTPPPLPSSKPKLSQLTEKPADIRVPREHGKPGLFIPPVLPKPPVPAHQPPVPAHQPPVPGFKPRPEKSLCPQLQRSPPDGQSFRSFSFEKPALPAKPNQPADDSDEDYEKVELPNSVFLNTSESFEVERAFKATSPRGQPQNGLYCIRNSSTKPGKVLVVWDESAEKVRNYRIFEKDCRFYLDAEIMFLNMGSLVEYYSTHVLPSHDSLILQCPYGYSKPR, from the exons ATGTCCGAGAGGGGTCATAAGTTATTAATGGCTTTGTTATTGCAAAGGAAGCGATCGTTTGGTGAAACTGTCAGCAGGAAAACTATGTGTCGATCAAGCATGGTCACCAG AACGATGGCCTCAGAGGAGCAGGTCTGGCCAGTCCCAATGAAGGCAATTGGAGCGCAAAATCTTTTGACAATGCCTGGAGGAGTGAGCAAATCAGGGTATCTTCATAAAAAAGGAGGCACTCAGCTGCAGATCCTGAAGT gGCCTTTGAGGTTTGTGATTATTCACGAGGGATGTATTTACTACTTTAAGAGTAGCACATCTGCATCTCCACAGggtgcattttctttaaatggtTATAACAG GGTTATGCGGGCAGCTGAGGAGACAACGTCAAGCAACGTGTTTCCTTTCAAGTTAGTTCACATTAGCAAGAAGCACAGGACatggtttttttctgcttcttctgaagACGAAAGAAAG aacTGGATGCTATCCCTGAGGAGAGAAATAGATCACTACcatgagaagaaagaaacaataacAGAATTCAG tgatTCTGGCTCTGATGCAGACAGTTTCTATGGCTCAGTGGAACGTCCCATTGATATCAAGTATTCTCACCACTCAGCAGATAACGAAG ATTATGaccaggaggaagaggacgagtcATACTTGCAGCCAGATACTCCTGACCTAGGGAAAGATG ATATCATGGTCCTGCCCCCGGCCTACCCGCCTCCACCAGTTCCTCACGTCAGAAAAGCTGCCTTCTCAGAATCAAGAGCCCATTCCTTTGCTGGCAAATCTGTTGGGCCTGTACTACCACCACCTCCTAAAAGAGGCTTACCTGATATCAAACCAGAGGATCTTTTAAATGTGAGAGAACCCCAGTTACATTGCCGAGCTGAATCTAATCTAAAGATTCAGCACTCTGGCTGGAGACTAAGTGAACATCCACCTCCTGTACCCCCTCTACCTCTTCTCAAAAAGCCTGTCTGTATCAAAGAATCGTGCTCGTTGCCCTCAGAGCCTCTGCCTCATGTTCTCACTACTCCAGAAGGATGCGAGAAGCTAAAGAACTTAAACCTTTCACCACGAACTCCTCCTCCGTTACCAAGCAGTAAACCTAAGCTGTCACAGTTAACTGAAAAGCCAGCAGACATCAGAGTGCCAAGGGAACATGGTAAACCTGGACTGTTTATACCACCAGTACTTCCAAAGCCCCCTGTGCCAGCCCACCAGCCCCCTGTGCCAGCCCACCAGCCCCCTGTGCCAGGATTCAAGCCTAGACCAGAGAAGTCTTTATGTCCCCAGTTACA GAGATCACCACCAGATGGGCAGAGTTTCAgaagcttttcatttgaaaaaccaGCACTACCTGCCAAGCCAAACCAACCTGCTGATGATTCTGATGAGGACTATGAAAAA GTCGAGCTACCtaattcagtatttcttaatACCTCTGAATCCTTCGAAGTTGAAAG GGCATTTAAAGCTACTAGCCCAAGAGGACAACCACAAAATGGATTATACTGTATTAGGAACTCATCTACTAAGCCTGGAAAG gtatTGGTTGTATGGGATGAATCTGCAGAAAAAGTGAGAAACTACAGAATCTTTGAAAAG GATTGCAGGTTTTACCTGGATGCAGAAATCATGTTTTTGAACATGGGAAGTTTGGTTGAATACTACAGCACTCATGTCTTACCTAGTCATGACAGCCTAATTCTTCAGTGTCCTTATGGTTACTCTAAACCAAGATGA
- the SH3BP2 gene encoding SH3 domain-binding protein 2 isoform X1 — MSERGHKLLMALLLQRKRSFGETVSRKTMCRSSMVTRTMASEEQVWPVPMKAIGAQNLLTMPGGVSKSGYLHKKGGTQLQILKWPLRFVIIHEGCIYYFKSSTSASPQGAFSLNGYNRVMRAAEETTSSNVFPFKLVHISKKHRTWFFSASSEDERKNWMLSLRREIDHYHEKKETITEFSDSGSDADSFYGSVERPIDIKYSHHSADNEDYDQEEEDESYLQPDTPDLGKDDIMVLPPAYPPPPVPHVRKAAFSESRAHSFAGKSVGPVLPPPPKRGLPDIKPEDLLNVREPQLHCRAESNLKIQHSGWRLSEHPPPVPPLPLLKKPVCIKESCSLPSEPLPHVLTTPEGCEKLKNLNLSPRTPPPLPSSKPKLSQLTEKPADIRVPREHGKPGLFIPPVLPKPPVPAHQPPVPAHQPPVPGFKPRPEKSLCPQLQSPPDGQSFRSFSFEKPALPAKPNQPADDSDEDYEKVELPNSVFLNTSESFEVERAFKATSPRGQPQNGLYCIRNSSTKPGKVLVVWDESAEKVRNYRIFEKDCRFYLDAEIMFLNMGSLVEYYSTHVLPSHDSLILQCPYGYSKPR; from the exons ATGTCCGAGAGGGGTCATAAGTTATTAATGGCTTTGTTATTGCAAAGGAAGCGATCGTTTGGTGAAACTGTCAGCAGGAAAACTATGTGTCGATCAAGCATGGTCACCAG AACGATGGCCTCAGAGGAGCAGGTCTGGCCAGTCCCAATGAAGGCAATTGGAGCGCAAAATCTTTTGACAATGCCTGGAGGAGTGAGCAAATCAGGGTATCTTCATAAAAAAGGAGGCACTCAGCTGCAGATCCTGAAGT gGCCTTTGAGGTTTGTGATTATTCACGAGGGATGTATTTACTACTTTAAGAGTAGCACATCTGCATCTCCACAGggtgcattttctttaaatggtTATAACAG GGTTATGCGGGCAGCTGAGGAGACAACGTCAAGCAACGTGTTTCCTTTCAAGTTAGTTCACATTAGCAAGAAGCACAGGACatggtttttttctgcttcttctgaagACGAAAGAAAG aacTGGATGCTATCCCTGAGGAGAGAAATAGATCACTACcatgagaagaaagaaacaataacAGAATTCAG tgatTCTGGCTCTGATGCAGACAGTTTCTATGGCTCAGTGGAACGTCCCATTGATATCAAGTATTCTCACCACTCAGCAGATAACGAAG ATTATGaccaggaggaagaggacgagtcATACTTGCAGCCAGATACTCCTGACCTAGGGAAAGATG ATATCATGGTCCTGCCCCCGGCCTACCCGCCTCCACCAGTTCCTCACGTCAGAAAAGCTGCCTTCTCAGAATCAAGAGCCCATTCCTTTGCTGGCAAATCTGTTGGGCCTGTACTACCACCACCTCCTAAAAGAGGCTTACCTGATATCAAACCAGAGGATCTTTTAAATGTGAGAGAACCCCAGTTACATTGCCGAGCTGAATCTAATCTAAAGATTCAGCACTCTGGCTGGAGACTAAGTGAACATCCACCTCCTGTACCCCCTCTACCTCTTCTCAAAAAGCCTGTCTGTATCAAAGAATCGTGCTCGTTGCCCTCAGAGCCTCTGCCTCATGTTCTCACTACTCCAGAAGGATGCGAGAAGCTAAAGAACTTAAACCTTTCACCACGAACTCCTCCTCCGTTACCAAGCAGTAAACCTAAGCTGTCACAGTTAACTGAAAAGCCAGCAGACATCAGAGTGCCAAGGGAACATGGTAAACCTGGACTGTTTATACCACCAGTACTTCCAAAGCCCCCTGTGCCAGCCCACCAGCCCCCTGTGCCAGCCCACCAGCCCCCTGTGCCAGGATTCAAGCCTAGACCAGAGAAGTCTTTATGTCCCCAGTTACA ATCACCACCAGATGGGCAGAGTTTCAgaagcttttcatttgaaaaaccaGCACTACCTGCCAAGCCAAACCAACCTGCTGATGATTCTGATGAGGACTATGAAAAA GTCGAGCTACCtaattcagtatttcttaatACCTCTGAATCCTTCGAAGTTGAAAG GGCATTTAAAGCTACTAGCCCAAGAGGACAACCACAAAATGGATTATACTGTATTAGGAACTCATCTACTAAGCCTGGAAAG gtatTGGTTGTATGGGATGAATCTGCAGAAAAAGTGAGAAACTACAGAATCTTTGAAAAG GATTGCAGGTTTTACCTGGATGCAGAAATCATGTTTTTGAACATGGGAAGTTTGGTTGAATACTACAGCACTCATGTCTTACCTAGTCATGACAGCCTAATTCTTCAGTGTCCTTATGGTTACTCTAAACCAAGATGA
- the SH3BP2 gene encoding SH3 domain-binding protein 2 isoform X4 encodes MASEEQVWPVPMKAIGAQNLLTMPGGVSKSGYLHKKGGTQLQILKWPLRFVIIHEGCIYYFKSSTSASPQGAFSLNGYNRVMRAAEETTSSNVFPFKLVHISKKHRTWFFSASSEDERKNWMLSLRREIDHYHEKKETITEFSDSGSDADSFYGSVERPIDIKYSHHSADNEDYDQEEEDESYLQPDTPDLGKDDIMVLPPAYPPPPVPHVRKAAFSESRAHSFAGKSVGPVLPPPPKRGLPDIKPEDLLNVREPQLHCRAESNLKIQHSGWRLSEHPPPVPPLPLLKKPVCIKESCSLPSEPLPHVLTTPEGCEKLKNLNLSPRTPPPLPSSKPKLSQLTEKPADIRVPREHGKPGLFIPPVLPKPPVPAHQPPVPAHQPPVPGFKPRPEKSLCPQLQSPPDGQSFRSFSFEKPALPAKPNQPADDSDEDYEKVELPNSVFLNTSESFEVERAFKATSPRGQPQNGLYCIRNSSTKPGKVLVVWDESAEKVRNYRIFEKDCRFYLDAEIMFLNMGSLVEYYSTHVLPSHDSLILQCPYGYSKPR; translated from the exons ATGGCCTCAGAGGAGCAGGTCTGGCCAGTCCCAATGAAGGCAATTGGAGCGCAAAATCTTTTGACAATGCCTGGAGGAGTGAGCAAATCAGGGTATCTTCATAAAAAAGGAGGCACTCAGCTGCAGATCCTGAAGT gGCCTTTGAGGTTTGTGATTATTCACGAGGGATGTATTTACTACTTTAAGAGTAGCACATCTGCATCTCCACAGggtgcattttctttaaatggtTATAACAG GGTTATGCGGGCAGCTGAGGAGACAACGTCAAGCAACGTGTTTCCTTTCAAGTTAGTTCACATTAGCAAGAAGCACAGGACatggtttttttctgcttcttctgaagACGAAAGAAAG aacTGGATGCTATCCCTGAGGAGAGAAATAGATCACTACcatgagaagaaagaaacaataacAGAATTCAG tgatTCTGGCTCTGATGCAGACAGTTTCTATGGCTCAGTGGAACGTCCCATTGATATCAAGTATTCTCACCACTCAGCAGATAACGAAG ATTATGaccaggaggaagaggacgagtcATACTTGCAGCCAGATACTCCTGACCTAGGGAAAGATG ATATCATGGTCCTGCCCCCGGCCTACCCGCCTCCACCAGTTCCTCACGTCAGAAAAGCTGCCTTCTCAGAATCAAGAGCCCATTCCTTTGCTGGCAAATCTGTTGGGCCTGTACTACCACCACCTCCTAAAAGAGGCTTACCTGATATCAAACCAGAGGATCTTTTAAATGTGAGAGAACCCCAGTTACATTGCCGAGCTGAATCTAATCTAAAGATTCAGCACTCTGGCTGGAGACTAAGTGAACATCCACCTCCTGTACCCCCTCTACCTCTTCTCAAAAAGCCTGTCTGTATCAAAGAATCGTGCTCGTTGCCCTCAGAGCCTCTGCCTCATGTTCTCACTACTCCAGAAGGATGCGAGAAGCTAAAGAACTTAAACCTTTCACCACGAACTCCTCCTCCGTTACCAAGCAGTAAACCTAAGCTGTCACAGTTAACTGAAAAGCCAGCAGACATCAGAGTGCCAAGGGAACATGGTAAACCTGGACTGTTTATACCACCAGTACTTCCAAAGCCCCCTGTGCCAGCCCACCAGCCCCCTGTGCCAGCCCACCAGCCCCCTGTGCCAGGATTCAAGCCTAGACCAGAGAAGTCTTTATGTCCCCAGTTACA ATCACCACCAGATGGGCAGAGTTTCAgaagcttttcatttgaaaaaccaGCACTACCTGCCAAGCCAAACCAACCTGCTGATGATTCTGATGAGGACTATGAAAAA GTCGAGCTACCtaattcagtatttcttaatACCTCTGAATCCTTCGAAGTTGAAAG GGCATTTAAAGCTACTAGCCCAAGAGGACAACCACAAAATGGATTATACTGTATTAGGAACTCATCTACTAAGCCTGGAAAG gtatTGGTTGTATGGGATGAATCTGCAGAAAAAGTGAGAAACTACAGAATCTTTGAAAAG GATTGCAGGTTTTACCTGGATGCAGAAATCATGTTTTTGAACATGGGAAGTTTGGTTGAATACTACAGCACTCATGTCTTACCTAGTCATGACAGCCTAATTCTTCAGTGTCCTTATGGTTACTCTAAACCAAGATGA
- the SH3BP2 gene encoding SH3 domain-binding protein 2 isoform X3, producing MASEEQVWPVPMKAIGAQNLLTMPGGVSKSGYLHKKGGTQLQILKWPLRFVIIHEGCIYYFKSSTSASPQGAFSLNGYNRVMRAAEETTSSNVFPFKLVHISKKHRTWFFSASSEDERKNWMLSLRREIDHYHEKKETITEFSDSGSDADSFYGSVERPIDIKYSHHSADNEDYDQEEEDESYLQPDTPDLGKDDIMVLPPAYPPPPVPHVRKAAFSESRAHSFAGKSVGPVLPPPPKRGLPDIKPEDLLNVREPQLHCRAESNLKIQHSGWRLSEHPPPVPPLPLLKKPVCIKESCSLPSEPLPHVLTTPEGCEKLKNLNLSPRTPPPLPSSKPKLSQLTEKPADIRVPREHGKPGLFIPPVLPKPPVPAHQPPVPAHQPPVPGFKPRPEKSLCPQLQRSPPDGQSFRSFSFEKPALPAKPNQPADDSDEDYEKVELPNSVFLNTSESFEVERAFKATSPRGQPQNGLYCIRNSSTKPGKVLVVWDESAEKVRNYRIFEKDCRFYLDAEIMFLNMGSLVEYYSTHVLPSHDSLILQCPYGYSKPR from the exons ATGGCCTCAGAGGAGCAGGTCTGGCCAGTCCCAATGAAGGCAATTGGAGCGCAAAATCTTTTGACAATGCCTGGAGGAGTGAGCAAATCAGGGTATCTTCATAAAAAAGGAGGCACTCAGCTGCAGATCCTGAAGT gGCCTTTGAGGTTTGTGATTATTCACGAGGGATGTATTTACTACTTTAAGAGTAGCACATCTGCATCTCCACAGggtgcattttctttaaatggtTATAACAG GGTTATGCGGGCAGCTGAGGAGACAACGTCAAGCAACGTGTTTCCTTTCAAGTTAGTTCACATTAGCAAGAAGCACAGGACatggtttttttctgcttcttctgaagACGAAAGAAAG aacTGGATGCTATCCCTGAGGAGAGAAATAGATCACTACcatgagaagaaagaaacaataacAGAATTCAG tgatTCTGGCTCTGATGCAGACAGTTTCTATGGCTCAGTGGAACGTCCCATTGATATCAAGTATTCTCACCACTCAGCAGATAACGAAG ATTATGaccaggaggaagaggacgagtcATACTTGCAGCCAGATACTCCTGACCTAGGGAAAGATG ATATCATGGTCCTGCCCCCGGCCTACCCGCCTCCACCAGTTCCTCACGTCAGAAAAGCTGCCTTCTCAGAATCAAGAGCCCATTCCTTTGCTGGCAAATCTGTTGGGCCTGTACTACCACCACCTCCTAAAAGAGGCTTACCTGATATCAAACCAGAGGATCTTTTAAATGTGAGAGAACCCCAGTTACATTGCCGAGCTGAATCTAATCTAAAGATTCAGCACTCTGGCTGGAGACTAAGTGAACATCCACCTCCTGTACCCCCTCTACCTCTTCTCAAAAAGCCTGTCTGTATCAAAGAATCGTGCTCGTTGCCCTCAGAGCCTCTGCCTCATGTTCTCACTACTCCAGAAGGATGCGAGAAGCTAAAGAACTTAAACCTTTCACCACGAACTCCTCCTCCGTTACCAAGCAGTAAACCTAAGCTGTCACAGTTAACTGAAAAGCCAGCAGACATCAGAGTGCCAAGGGAACATGGTAAACCTGGACTGTTTATACCACCAGTACTTCCAAAGCCCCCTGTGCCAGCCCACCAGCCCCCTGTGCCAGCCCACCAGCCCCCTGTGCCAGGATTCAAGCCTAGACCAGAGAAGTCTTTATGTCCCCAGTTACA GAGATCACCACCAGATGGGCAGAGTTTCAgaagcttttcatttgaaaaaccaGCACTACCTGCCAAGCCAAACCAACCTGCTGATGATTCTGATGAGGACTATGAAAAA GTCGAGCTACCtaattcagtatttcttaatACCTCTGAATCCTTCGAAGTTGAAAG GGCATTTAAAGCTACTAGCCCAAGAGGACAACCACAAAATGGATTATACTGTATTAGGAACTCATCTACTAAGCCTGGAAAG gtatTGGTTGTATGGGATGAATCTGCAGAAAAAGTGAGAAACTACAGAATCTTTGAAAAG GATTGCAGGTTTTACCTGGATGCAGAAATCATGTTTTTGAACATGGGAAGTTTGGTTGAATACTACAGCACTCATGTCTTACCTAGTCATGACAGCCTAATTCTTCAGTGTCCTTATGGTTACTCTAAACCAAGATGA